One window from the genome of Paraneptunicella aestuarii encodes:
- a CDS encoding non-ribosomal peptide synthetase, with the protein MSINALVHEGQLRVDMTGAPRCRDIERLGVLFEQSLAACIAHCESSEGQFTPSDFALAAVDMATLSGWQADYPGLEKLYVATPMQSGLLFHGLLDGSGASYTIQIGCELSGRVDSEAMRGAWEALVGRYDILRTAFVGLDGEQPHQLVQRTVDLPFIQLDWREKSFDEQVLELERLLREDKAQGFDFGCAPLMRIHLIRMGEERYRFVWTYHHALLDGWCTPILFGEVLNHYHAQVSGEAELSSGAVVPYEHYIGWLLSRERQLAADFWQGHLSGFVSPTPLLYDRVSGDGDSVGYQRLSLDEALTGRLMALARAHHTTMNVVLQAAWSCLLQRYSNEQDIVFGSTISGRPAELPGVEQMIGLFINTIPVRVQVEPQMSFGDLLGVLHADNIERDEYGYLPLAQIQQLSEVSGGTSLFDSLLVFENYPMDAALNEAVASRSNSLEISDVHSFEHTNYPLAVRAYVHQDQLQCELTYQAQHFTLESIERICQHLKITLSGMADSDAQVLVSELPILSDAEQKAWLDTPVTTYPVENCVHQVFELQVEQEPDRTALICEDKKLSYDTLNKRANQLAHHLISMGVKPDSLIGLCVERSIETVVATLAILKSGAAYVPMDPNYPKERLDYLFSDSQVDILITQTGLAERFAESEVQLVCLQDPQVEATLEEYSDINPEVTGLTPEHMAYVIYTSGSTGQPKGVMVEHQNVARLFTACNENFEFGHDDVWTLFHSNAFDFSVWEMWGALLHGGTVVVVPSQVAQDNVAFSRLLKEHKVTVLSQTPSAFYPLVEYLCDYKDSLSLRYIVFGGEALEYGKLKHWFSNMEQSPVQLVNMYGITETTVHVTHHAVCAQDAEKYSSNIGRPLADLRAYVCSTQMALQPVGVTGELYVSGAGVARGYLNRPELTAERFIEHSFDNSEKQRLYRTGDLVRWNVKGQLEYVGRIDDQVKIRGFRIELGEIESALVAEGSVKNAAVVAFNNAYGDQQLAAYVVPAIQTPEEVEYIRHLKNYLISKLPQHMVPGHYYVLDDLPLTSNGKLNRKVLPYPAANALSQREYVAPRNELENRLSDLWKEILELEEVGVNDNFFELGGHSLHAMRLVSQIRKTFDVDIALSAILRFPTISACAEEITSLQNGIVTPQILRVAEDEDIPLSFGQQRLWFVDQLQGGSTQYNISVAIRLEGNLQPALVEKVFDTILHRHEVLRTCIIEQDGKATPIVKADFELPIFWQDLSDLDSDTQQATLKMGMVEDATDKYDLSTDLPVRLKVFKLAEEQFVFLFNTHHIASDGSSMQVLIDEFSKLYAAYNRGEQNPLPPLEVQYGDFSYWQRNWLKGKNLESEMDFWKGRLAGIPSVHSLPLDKPRPAVQQFDGAFFNDVLDPKISQQIIDFCAQNGVTQFAFLQTAFALLMSRYSHQNDIVMSTAISGRTQSEIEPLIGFFVNDLVLRSDLSDGKDFMQLLEQNKNMLMEAFDHQHIPFQLLVEELQPERSMSHSPIAQIKFDFQEAEDKSLDIEGLKLTYLKDENLGNIDYDLHLNVSLINGLFSLSWRYSSALFVEETLSRMSANFSTLLSGILAHPEQSFATLPILSDSELRRVTEEFNRNDRHISESLCAHQLIEQMAELSPDKTALYFDGETLTYEELNEQANQVAHYLISQGVEPDTLVALYVERSLDMIIGILGILKAGGAYVPIDPDLPDSRVEYILENSECEIVLTQTDLMSSLPMDELKVLPIDENMREALLASQPVTNIPVQECNLTSRNLAYVIYTSGSTGQPKGVMLEHQGVVNLARSQNEIFKISADSNILQFASISFDASVSEWVTALSAGATLSILEDEKRYDIQSICEFVETQGVTHATIPPALFHQERAGRAKSLQVLVFAGEKLSGGAISKAQQCFPNAQFINAYGPTENTVCTSAETLDETLSTDLIGYPMNNVYCCVMDQAGNLCPIGAEGELLVGGTGLARGYVNQPELTQEKFINIDDANIPYQRLYKTGDLVKWNADGKLIFVGRVDQQVKLRGFRIELEEISSALSEHPQVDKGVVNLVEVQPGDKRLVAYCKPQNKVELWPSISEFFIYDYFAYRAMFMHIKRNELYRKALEKNVVNKTVLDIGPGPEAILSRLCLESGAKHVYAVEILEETYLQAKQYIELAGLTDRITLIHGDIMEVELPEKADFCVSEIVGSIAGSEGSAVLIESARRLLKDPANMIPVKSVTRIAAATLEESQFDYGYSGLAYQYAERILDDFGKDFQYRISVKNVTDEIVISSRDVFEDLDYQNGSPFELDHDICLNINKKSIFNGLLVWMDLFVDHDLNLDILDDPASWLPVYFPVSCSGIDVDVGDYIEATISRRLCDNGVNPDFHVEGKLIRKNGEEFNFKFDSFHHAHSDIESPFHQKLFDENGQLNKLEEFSVTQLKRYLSDKLPHYMVPSDFVILDDIPLTHNGKVDYQALPEVDLNTVKETVYVAPETEEEHKLCAIWQQVLSLEDVGVEDNFFDIGGHSLLAASVVSLVRDAFGVEVPLRMLFEKPTIREFVTLLSQFADNVVMPPIEVASRDETLPLSFAQQRLWFIDQLENSNQYHIQASFELHGELVTEAFEQALSTIVQRHEVLRSGIEKRDELPVLVIHEQVALPVTRVDLCHLSLDAQEQEIRRLVALDSKTPFDLSRPPLLRLHLIQCDSQRHVVLSSMHIASDGWSMGILVKELNTLYGAYCQGQPDPLPALTVQYADYARWQREWLQGDVLGQQLDYWKTQLDSAPQVHSLPLDKPRPKQQQYQGKVLTRKLSVDDTRQLQLVCQAQDVTLFMLMQTAFAVLLSRFSGETDIVIGSPSSGRVHKDLEGLIGFFINALPLRSDVSGNPPFVELLQQNRQMILEAFEHQHIPFDMLVEEVKPQRSMAYAPLAQIYFTMQNNAVQSLELEQLDLQGRGAEISVIRYDLEFDMFVANEQLVIDWKYNTALFEEETLVRMADSFEQMLSGIVQDIQTPVEFLPLLTAEQQETLLYGWNDTEVEIDLVGGVNRGYLQAFENQVAKTRMPSR; encoded by the coding sequence TTGAGTATCAATGCGCTGGTTCATGAGGGTCAGTTGCGAGTGGATATGACGGGTGCGCCGCGTTGCCGGGATATTGAGCGGTTGGGAGTCTTGTTTGAACAATCGCTGGCGGCCTGTATTGCACATTGTGAGTCGAGTGAAGGGCAGTTTACCCCATCAGACTTCGCGTTGGCGGCAGTGGATATGGCTACCCTGTCAGGTTGGCAGGCTGATTATCCTGGGCTGGAGAAGCTGTATGTGGCGACGCCGATGCAGTCAGGGCTGTTGTTCCATGGTTTGCTGGATGGCAGTGGGGCATCGTATACGATTCAGATAGGTTGTGAGCTGAGCGGTCGAGTGGACAGTGAGGCGATGAGAGGTGCCTGGGAAGCGCTGGTTGGTCGTTATGACATTTTACGTACGGCGTTTGTGGGGCTTGATGGTGAGCAGCCTCACCAACTGGTACAACGAACGGTCGACTTACCCTTTATCCAACTTGACTGGCGCGAGAAGTCATTTGATGAGCAGGTGTTAGAGCTTGAGCGGTTGTTAAGAGAAGACAAGGCGCAGGGTTTTGACTTTGGCTGTGCGCCGTTAATGCGTATCCATCTTATTCGAATGGGAGAGGAGCGTTACCGTTTTGTGTGGACATATCATCATGCGTTGCTGGATGGTTGGTGTACGCCGATATTGTTTGGAGAGGTGCTGAATCATTATCATGCGCAGGTGTCAGGCGAAGCAGAATTGTCGTCAGGAGCGGTGGTGCCTTATGAGCATTATATAGGCTGGTTGTTGTCTCGGGAGCGTCAGTTGGCTGCGGATTTCTGGCAGGGTCATCTGTCGGGTTTTGTATCTCCGACGCCGTTGTTGTATGACCGGGTTTCGGGGGATGGGGATTCGGTTGGTTATCAGCGTCTGAGTCTGGATGAGGCGTTGACGGGTCGTTTGATGGCCTTGGCGCGAGCGCACCATACGACGATGAATGTTGTGTTGCAGGCAGCGTGGAGTTGTTTGTTGCAGCGTTACAGCAATGAGCAGGATATTGTTTTTGGTTCGACGATATCGGGTCGTCCGGCAGAATTGCCGGGAGTAGAGCAGATGATAGGTCTGTTTATTAACACGATACCGGTGCGGGTACAGGTTGAGCCGCAGATGAGTTTTGGTGACTTGCTTGGTGTATTGCATGCGGACAATATAGAGCGAGATGAGTATGGTTATTTACCACTGGCGCAGATACAGCAGTTGAGTGAGGTTTCGGGAGGGACTTCGCTGTTTGACAGCCTGCTGGTGTTTGAGAATTATCCGATGGATGCAGCGCTTAATGAAGCGGTTGCCAGTCGATCCAATTCTCTGGAAATCAGTGATGTTCACTCTTTCGAACATACTAACTATCCATTGGCAGTAAGAGCTTATGTGCATCAAGATCAATTGCAATGTGAACTTACCTATCAGGCTCAACATTTCACATTGGAGAGCATAGAACGAATCTGCCAGCATCTGAAAATTACGTTGAGTGGTATGGCTGATTCTGATGCTCAGGTTTTAGTCAGTGAGCTGCCGATTTTATCGGATGCAGAGCAGAAAGCGTGGTTGGATACTCCTGTAACGACTTATCCTGTAGAAAATTGCGTGCATCAAGTCTTTGAGTTACAGGTTGAGCAGGAACCAGATAGAACAGCGCTTATTTGTGAAGACAAAAAGCTAAGTTATGACACGTTAAACAAGCGTGCCAATCAGCTGGCTCACCATTTGATTTCTATGGGAGTAAAACCTGACAGTCTGATTGGACTGTGTGTTGAGCGCTCTATAGAGACTGTCGTTGCCACGTTGGCTATTTTGAAATCTGGGGCAGCCTATGTGCCCATGGATCCAAACTATCCTAAAGAGCGTTTGGATTATCTGTTTTCTGATTCACAGGTTGATATTCTGATTACTCAAACTGGTTTGGCAGAAAGGTTTGCTGAATCAGAAGTGCAGTTAGTTTGTCTACAAGACCCACAGGTAGAGGCCACTCTTGAAGAATATTCAGATATTAATCCTGAAGTAACGGGTTTAACGCCCGAGCATATGGCCTATGTTATCTACACATCCGGTTCTACAGGTCAGCCTAAAGGGGTTATGGTTGAGCATCAGAATGTAGCGCGACTTTTCACCGCTTGTAATGAAAACTTCGAATTCGGTCATGATGATGTATGGACTTTATTCCATTCCAATGCGTTTGACTTTTCTGTGTGGGAAATGTGGGGAGCATTGCTCCATGGGGGTACCGTTGTGGTGGTGCCGTCTCAAGTGGCACAAGATAATGTCGCCTTTAGCCGTTTGCTCAAGGAACATAAAGTAACGGTACTTTCTCAAACGCCTTCAGCTTTCTATCCGTTGGTGGAATATCTGTGTGATTACAAAGATTCTTTAAGCCTGCGTTACATCGTCTTTGGTGGAGAGGCGTTGGAATATGGCAAATTGAAGCATTGGTTCAGCAATATGGAACAATCACCAGTGCAGTTGGTGAATATGTACGGTATTACTGAAACTACAGTTCACGTTACCCATCATGCTGTTTGTGCTCAAGACGCAGAGAAATATTCCAGTAATATTGGACGACCTCTGGCAGATTTAAGAGCTTATGTTTGCAGTACACAAATGGCATTACAACCTGTTGGAGTGACAGGTGAATTATACGTGTCTGGTGCTGGGGTTGCGCGGGGCTACCTGAATCGACCAGAATTGACAGCAGAGCGTTTTATTGAACACAGTTTTGATAATTCAGAAAAGCAAAGACTGTATCGCACGGGAGATTTGGTTCGCTGGAACGTCAAAGGACAATTGGAATACGTCGGACGTATTGATGATCAAGTAAAAATACGTGGATTCCGTATAGAGTTAGGTGAAATAGAAAGCGCTCTTGTTGCAGAGGGCTCTGTTAAAAATGCTGCAGTTGTTGCTTTTAATAATGCTTATGGGGATCAGCAACTTGCCGCTTATGTTGTGCCGGCTATTCAGACACCGGAAGAAGTTGAATACATTCGTCATCTCAAGAACTACTTAATCAGTAAGTTGCCTCAACATATGGTGCCTGGTCACTACTATGTTCTTGATGATTTACCGTTGACTTCAAATGGCAAGTTGAATCGTAAGGTGTTGCCATATCCTGCAGCCAATGCGTTATCTCAACGAGAATATGTTGCGCCGCGCAATGAGCTGGAAAACCGCTTGAGTGATTTATGGAAAGAAATCCTGGAACTTGAGGAAGTGGGCGTTAATGATAACTTCTTTGAGTTGGGAGGCCACTCACTGCATGCTATGCGCCTGGTTAGTCAGATACGGAAAACCTTTGACGTTGATATTGCGTTAAGTGCCATTCTGAGGTTTCCAACTATCAGCGCTTGCGCTGAAGAAATCACTTCTTTGCAAAATGGCATTGTTACCCCACAGATACTCAGGGTTGCTGAAGATGAAGACATTCCATTGTCTTTTGGTCAGCAGCGTTTGTGGTTTGTGGACCAACTACAGGGAGGCAGTACGCAGTATAATATTTCTGTTGCAATCAGATTGGAAGGTAACCTGCAGCCAGCCTTGGTCGAAAAGGTATTCGATACCATTTTGCATCGCCATGAAGTATTACGCACCTGCATCATTGAGCAGGATGGTAAAGCTACTCCAATAGTAAAAGCTGACTTTGAGTTGCCAATTTTCTGGCAGGACTTGAGTGACCTGGACAGTGATACGCAACAAGCAACTCTAAAAATGGGAATGGTTGAAGATGCCACTGATAAATATGACTTAAGTACGGATTTACCCGTTAGGTTAAAGGTATTTAAACTGGCTGAAGAACAATTTGTATTCCTGTTTAACACTCATCACATTGCTTCAGATGGCAGTTCCATGCAGGTGTTAATTGATGAATTCAGTAAATTGTATGCTGCTTATAACCGAGGCGAACAGAATCCTTTGCCACCTCTGGAAGTTCAATATGGTGATTTTTCGTATTGGCAGAGGAATTGGCTGAAAGGTAAGAATCTCGAGTCTGAAATGGATTTCTGGAAGGGCCGGTTGGCAGGAATTCCAAGTGTCCATAGCTTGCCTCTGGATAAGCCGCGTCCTGCGGTACAACAGTTTGACGGCGCTTTTTTCAATGATGTACTGGACCCGAAAATAAGTCAGCAAATTATTGATTTTTGTGCACAAAATGGCGTTACTCAATTTGCTTTCTTGCAGACGGCATTCGCGTTACTAATGTCTCGCTATAGCCACCAGAACGATATCGTTATGAGTACTGCTATCAGTGGTAGAACTCAATCTGAGATTGAACCATTAATCGGATTCTTCGTTAATGATCTGGTATTGAGAAGTGATTTGTCTGACGGCAAGGATTTCATGCAGCTGTTAGAGCAAAATAAAAATATGTTGATGGAAGCGTTTGATCATCAACATATTCCTTTCCAGTTACTGGTTGAGGAACTGCAACCAGAGCGCAGCATGAGCCACTCGCCTATTGCCCAGATTAAGTTTGATTTTCAGGAGGCAGAGGATAAGTCGCTTGATATTGAAGGATTGAAACTAACGTATCTGAAAGATGAAAATCTCGGGAATATTGATTATGACCTGCATTTGAATGTGAGTTTAATCAATGGACTGTTCTCGCTTTCCTGGCGTTATAGCTCTGCGTTGTTTGTCGAAGAAACCCTGTCCAGAATGTCGGCCAATTTTAGTACGTTATTGTCTGGTATTCTGGCTCATCCTGAGCAATCGTTCGCCACATTGCCTATCCTGTCTGACTCAGAATTGCGTAGAGTGACGGAGGAATTTAACAGGAACGACAGGCATATTTCAGAATCTTTATGTGCTCACCAGTTAATTGAACAAATGGCAGAACTTTCGCCCGATAAAACTGCCCTTTACTTTGATGGTGAAACCCTGACTTACGAGGAGTTGAATGAGCAGGCCAATCAGGTTGCTCACTACCTGATATCCCAAGGCGTTGAACCTGATACTCTGGTTGCACTCTATGTCGAACGTTCTTTGGATATGATTATCGGTATTCTGGGGATATTGAAAGCCGGTGGTGCTTACGTGCCCATCGATCCGGACCTGCCTGATAGTCGGGTTGAATATATACTGGAAAACAGCGAATGTGAGATTGTTCTTACTCAGACGGATTTGATGTCCAGTTTGCCAATGGATGAACTTAAAGTTCTTCCTATTGATGAAAACATGCGTGAGGCACTGCTTGCGTCTCAGCCTGTGACCAATATTCCGGTACAAGAGTGTAATTTAACCTCTCGTAATCTTGCGTATGTTATTTATACATCGGGATCAACAGGGCAACCGAAAGGGGTGATGTTGGAACATCAGGGGGTTGTGAATCTTGCCAGGTCACAGAATGAAATATTCAAGATATCTGCGGATAGTAATATTTTACAATTTGCATCTATTAGTTTTGATGCTTCCGTTTCCGAATGGGTAACCGCATTATCTGCAGGTGCAACCCTGAGCATTCTGGAAGACGAAAAGCGCTACGATATCCAGTCCATTTGTGAATTTGTTGAAACCCAGGGGGTGACACATGCCACTATTCCCCCAGCTCTTTTCCATCAGGAAAGAGCGGGACGTGCAAAGTCGTTACAAGTTCTGGTGTTTGCTGGGGAAAAACTAAGCGGTGGGGCTATCAGTAAAGCCCAACAGTGTTTCCCAAATGCTCAGTTCATCAATGCCTACGGGCCGACCGAAAATACCGTATGTACATCTGCGGAAACTCTGGATGAGACACTATCTACCGATTTGATCGGTTATCCAATGAACAATGTTTATTGTTGTGTTATGGATCAGGCTGGCAATCTCTGCCCAATAGGTGCTGAAGGTGAGTTACTGGTCGGGGGCACAGGTTTGGCCCGTGGTTACGTAAATCAGCCTGAGCTGACTCAAGAGAAGTTTATCAACATTGACGATGCCAATATTCCATATCAGAGACTTTATAAAACCGGCGATCTGGTTAAGTGGAATGCTGACGGAAAATTGATTTTCGTTGGGCGAGTGGACCAACAGGTCAAGCTAAGAGGCTTTCGTATTGAGCTGGAAGAAATCAGTTCGGCCTTGTCTGAGCATCCACAAGTTGATAAAGGCGTGGTTAATCTGGTGGAAGTTCAGCCCGGTGACAAGCGTTTGGTCGCATATTGTAAGCCGCAAAACAAAGTTGAACTCTGGCCTTCGATTTCAGAGTTTTTCATCTACGACTATTTCGCTTATCGAGCCATGTTCATGCATATCAAGCGTAATGAGTTATACCGCAAAGCGCTAGAGAAAAATGTGGTTAATAAAACAGTATTAGACATAGGTCCGGGGCCTGAAGCTATCTTGTCTCGACTATGTCTTGAATCAGGTGCAAAGCATGTCTATGCCGTTGAAATACTGGAAGAAACCTATTTACAGGCCAAACAGTATATTGAACTTGCAGGACTGACAGATCGAATTACTTTGATACATGGCGACATCATGGAAGTGGAACTGCCAGAAAAAGCAGATTTCTGTGTGTCAGAAATCGTCGGTAGTATCGCTGGATCGGAGGGGTCAGCAGTCTTAATCGAAAGTGCCAGACGTTTACTGAAAGATCCTGCCAATATGATACCAGTGAAGAGTGTGACTCGCATTGCCGCGGCCACACTGGAAGAATCACAGTTTGATTATGGCTATTCTGGCCTGGCTTATCAGTATGCTGAACGTATTCTGGATGACTTTGGTAAAGACTTTCAGTACCGGATTTCTGTGAAGAATGTGACAGATGAAATTGTGATTTCCAGTCGTGATGTGTTTGAAGATCTGGATTATCAGAATGGTTCTCCATTTGAGTTAGATCACGATATCTGTTTGAACATTAATAAGAAATCCATTTTTAATGGTTTATTGGTCTGGATGGATTTATTCGTGGATCACGATCTGAATCTGGATATTCTTGATGACCCTGCCAGTTGGTTGCCAGTTTACTTTCCGGTTTCATGTTCCGGCATAGATGTGGATGTAGGAGATTACATAGAAGCCACCATCAGTAGAAGGCTTTGTGATAACGGAGTGAACCCGGATTTCCACGTTGAAGGGAAACTTATCCGTAAAAACGGCGAAGAATTTAACTTTAAGTTTGATTCCTTCCACCATGCACATTCTGATATTGAATCTCCTTTCCATCAGAAGTTATTTGATGAAAACGGACAGTTGAACAAGCTGGAAGAATTTAGCGTTACTCAATTGAAACGTTACCTGTCTGACAAGCTTCCTCACTACATGGTGCCAAGTGACTTTGTGATTTTGGATGATATTCCTTTAACTCACAATGGCAAGGTTGATTATCAGGCATTGCCTGAAGTTGATTTGAACACAGTAAAGGAAACTGTTTATGTTGCACCGGAAACAGAAGAAGAACATAAGTTGTGTGCTATCTGGCAACAAGTTTTATCTCTTGAAGACGTCGGTGTTGAAGACAATTTCTTTGATATCGGTGGGCATTCCTTACTGGCTGCCAGTGTAGTCAGTCTGGTCCGTGATGCCTTTGGTGTCGAAGTACCATTGCGGATGTTATTCGAAAAACCAACCATCCGTGAATTCGTCACGCTACTATCGCAGTTTGCCGACAATGTGGTGATGCCTCCTATCGAGGTCGCTTCTCGTGACGAGACGCTACCATTGTCATTTGCCCAGCAGCGGTTGTGGTTTATTGACCAGCTTGAAAACAGTAATCAATACCATATCCAGGCCAGCTTTGAATTACACGGTGAGCTGGTGACTGAAGCCTTTGAGCAGGCTCTTTCCACTATCGTACAACGCCATGAAGTGCTGCGCAGTGGTATTGAAAAACGTGACGAGCTGCCTGTGTTGGTTATTCACGAGCAGGTAGCGTTGCCCGTCACCCGGGTAGATCTTTGTCACTTGTCCTTGGACGCGCAGGAGCAGGAAATTCGCCGTCTTGTCGCGCTGGACAGCAAAACCCCGTTTGATTTGAGTCGACCCCCATTATTACGTCTGCACCTTATTCAATGCGACAGTCAGCGTCATGTGGTGTTGTCCAGCATGCATATTGCGTCGGATGGCTGGTCGATGGGAATACTGGTCAAAGAGCTCAATACCTTGTACGGAGCCTATTGTCAGGGGCAGCCGGATCCATTACCGGCGCTGACAGTGCAGTATGCAGACTATGCACGCTGGCAGCGGGAATGGCTACAGGGCGATGTGCTAGGCCAGCAACTGGATTACTGGAAAACTCAGTTGGATAGCGCTCCACAGGTACACAGTTTACCGCTGGATAAACCCCGTCCGAAACAGCAGCAATATCAGGGTAAGGTGTTAACCCGTAAGTTATCCGTCGATGATACCCGGCAGCTTCAGTTAGTGTGTCAGGCTCAGGATGTGACCCTGTTTATGCTGATGCAGACTGCCTTTGCCGTGCTGTTGTCACGCTTTAGTGGCGAGACAGATATTGTTATTGGCTCACCGTCATCGGGTCGGGTACACAAGGATTTGGAAGGCTTAATTGGCTTCTTTATCAATGCATTGCCACTACGCAGTGATGTGTCGGGTAATCCCCCTTTTGTTGAGTTACTGCAGCAAAACCGTCAAATGATACTGGAAGCCTTTGAGCATCAGCATATCCCGTTTGACATGCTGGTTGAGGAAGTGAAGCCACAAAGGTCGATGGCCTATGCACCGCTGGCCCAGATTTATTTCACCATGCAGAACAATGCCGTGCAGTCTTTGGAACTTGAGCAATTGGATCTACAAGGGCGTGGTGCAGAAATAAGTGTTATCCGCTATGACCTGGAATTTGACATGTTTGTTGCCAATGAACAGCTGGTGATTGACTGGAAGTACAACACGGCGTTGTTTGAAGAAGAGACGCTGGTACGAATGGCTGACAGTTTTGAGCAGATGTTGTCTGGTATTGTGCAGGACATTCAGACACCGGTTGAGTTCTTGCCGCTGTTAACTGCAGAGCAACAGGAGACATTGTTGTACGGCTGGAACGATACGGAAGTTGAAATTGACCTGGTCGGAGGCGTGAACAGAGGGTATCTACAGGCCTTTGAAAACCAGGTTGCGAAAACCCGAATGCCATCGCGGTGA